CGGTGCGTTCGGCCGTACCCACCCGCAGGTCGGCCCGGCCGGCGCTGACGGCGGTGGCGTTGCGGCGCCGCGCCTGGGCGGCCATCTGCGGCGAGGGGTCGACGCCGGTGACCCGGGCACCCGCGGCGAGGGTCCGCTGCACGAGGACGCCGGGCCCGAACCCGACCTCCAGGACGTGCTCGCCGGGCCGGGCGGCGAGCAGGGTGCTCGCCTCGTCCTGCTCGTCGCCGTTCAGAAGGCCCATCAGCCGGCCCTGCAGCGACCCGATGCGTCCGGTGGGGAGGGCGAACCCGCGCAGCGGCCTGTCCAGCAGCCAGGAACGCGGCGCCTCCGGAGTGTGCTGCTCGCTCATGGAGTCCACCGTGGCACCTCCTCCGCGCTCCACGTCAAGGTCCGCCGCGGGATGCCAGGGTGTGTTCCGGGACATGCCCTACTGCCGGAATCCCTGCTGCCTGGATCCCCTACTGTCCGGATCCCCTACTGTCGGGATCCATGGACGCACACGACGAGGGTGGCGAGCAGAGCCCCCAGGCACCGCAGCTGCCGTCGCCCGCCCGGCTGGCGGAGCTGCGCCGGCGTTACGGGCGCGGCGAACTCGTGGAGGGCGCGCTGCCCGCCGATCCGCTGGCGCTGTTCCACACCTGGCTGGCCGACGCGCTGGCGGAGAAGGTGCCCGAGCCGAACGCGATGGTGGTCGCCACCGTCGGCCCGGACGGCATCCCGTCGGCGCGGACCGTACTCCTCAAGGGCCTCGACGAGCGCGGCTTCGTCTTCTACACCAACTACGGCTCGGCCAAGGCCGCCGACCTGGACGCCCACCCGAACGCCGCGCTGGTCTTTCCCTGGCACGCGATGGAACGCCAGGTCCGGGTGACCGGCCCGGCGGCCCGGGTGAGCCGGGAGGAGTCGGCCGCGTACTTTGCGAGCCGGCCGCTGGAGAGCAGGCTGGGTGCGTGGGCGAGTCCGCAGTCGCGGGTGGTCGCCGACCGGGAGAGCCTGGACCGGGTGTACGCGGAGACGGCCGAGCGGTTCGCCGGCACCGAGGACGTGCCGCTTCCGGACTTCTGGGGCGGATATCGCGTACGCCCCGAAGTGGTGGAGTTCTGGCAGGGCCGGCAGGGCCGGATGCACGACCGGGTGCGGTTCCGGCGTACGGAGGAGAAGCGGGAGAACCAGGGGGACTGGATCGTGGAGCGGCTGGCGCCCTGAGCGCCGCCCGACCGGTTTCGGGCATGGGACGACCCGCGGGCTTTGTGTGCTGGAGGGACTGGTTCCAGCGCCCGCGGGTCGGGTGGCTGCCCTTGGTTTCGCCGACCGCCATCCGGTGCACCTACACGCGTTGGCGCGGGCACCCTCAGGACGAGCCGGTGATCGGCAGTCAGTCCTTACTAAGGGGACAGCGGCTAGCGGACAGCCACCTCACGAGTCCCAAAGCTATGCATGCGTTGGACCACCTCCTTCCTCGTGTACGCCCGACCGTACGCGGTGCCGGGCGAACAGACAACAACCTTTTCCCGGACACGTCACCAGCTGAGACGGCCGGAGCGTTCGGTGCCGGTGCCGAGCGAGAACTCCCCGGACAGGTGGGGAACCACGGTGTGCCAGAAGCCCAGCGGACCTGCGCCCAGCGCGGTGGCGTAGGTGAGCCCGTCGGGGTCCACGTCGTACACGCGGTAGGTGCTCGCGCCCTGGCCGAGCGAGCCCGCCGTCACCTGGGTGCAGTGCGGCGCGAGCGGGCGTACGGACGTGACGTGCACGTGGCCGCAGGCGTACAACCGGACGTGCGGGTGCCGGCGGATCAGGTCGAGCAGCGCCGCGCCGGTGCGCGGCACGAACGCCTCCGAGCCGAACTCCTCGTGTGGCTTGGGGTCCCGGGTCGGCACGAGGGGGTAGTGGCCGACCAGGATCACCGGCCGGATGTCGGCGGCGAGCGTCTCCGCCAGCCGGGGGAGTACGCCGTCGGGGTCGTCCTCGCGCACACCCACGCCGACGACGCGCAGCTGACCCAGGTCGCGAACCTCCACCGGGTCGGTGCCGAAGGTGCGGCCGTACCCCGTCCGGGCGTACGCCACGTCCTCGTACGCCTCCTGCACCGGACTGCGCCGGCCGCGGTCCGGGCTCGGCCCGAGGTCGTGGTTTCCGGGCACGGCGAGGTACGGGACGTCCAGGGAGTCCAGCCACTCCCGGGCGAGGGCGAGGTGGTCGGGCCGGGAGCTGCCGTAGGTGGTCAGGTCACCGGAGACGATCATCAGGTCGGCGCCGACGCGCCGCAGCGGGTCCCGGTCGAGGGCTAGGGAGGCCATCAGCCCGGGCAGGCGTTCCTCCGGCGCGGGCTCGACGTGCAGGTCGGAGATGTGCAGGATGCGCATGGCCCCGACTTTCGCAGACCGCGGGCGTGGCGCCCACCGCCGGTCTCCGGCCCCGGCTGGCCAGTCTCAGACGCGCATCACCTGGACGCCGGCCTCCTCGAACTTCGCCACCGCGTCGTCGCCGACGCCGACGTCGGTGATCAGCATGTCGATCTCGTCCGGGCGACGGATCCGGGCGAACGCCTGGCCGCCGATCTTGGAGCTGTCGGCGACCACCACCACCCGCCGGGCACGCGAGGCCATCAGCTTGTTGATGTCCGCCTCGCCCTCGTGGTGGGCGCTGGCGCCGTACAGCGGGTCGACCGCGTCCGCGCCGAGGATGGCGAGGTCGAGGCTCACACCCTCCAGGATGTGGGTGGCCAGGGGACCGGCGAGCTCGTACGACTGCGGCCGGGCGACACCGCCGGTGACGACGATCTTGACGTGCGGGCGGACGGTGAGCTCGTTGGCGATGTTGACGGCGTTGGTGACGATGGTGACCGCCCGGCGCCCTTCGTTCGGGGACCGCAGGTCGGTGCGGGTGGCGATGGCGCGGGCAACCTCGGTGGCGGTGGTGCCGCCGTTGATGCCGATCACCATGCCGACCGCCACGAGGTCGGCCGCGGCCTGTCCGATCCGCTGCTTCTCGGTGGCCTGGCGGGCGGTCTTGTAGCGCAGGGGGAGGTCGTAGGCGACGCTGTGCGCGACCGCTCCGCCCCGGGTCCGGGTGAGGAACTGCTGCTGGGCGAGGTGGTCGAGGTCGCGCCGGATGGTGGCGGTGGAGACCGCGAGCTCCCCGGCCAGGGTCTCGACGTCGATCCGGCCGCGTTCGGCGACGAGCTCGAGAATCGCGTTGAGCCGCTCGTAGCGGTTCATGGGCATCGCCTCTGTTCGGTACCGCGGCTCTTCGGGGCTCCGTGCGGGCTGTTCGAAGTTGCGCGCGTGGTAGGAGAACCGATCATAGAGTGCCCGGAGCCTGCAAGGCTGGTGCTTGAACGCACATCCGGGAACAATCACCCCGAGTAGGACCCACGAGCGCTCCGGGGTGCCGATCTTGCACAGGACTGCTCATTTATGCGCTGAAGCATGCACAAATGGGCGTTCGATGCCCTATGCTGCGGGCAGCCGACTTCGCGGAAGGGACCAGGCATGGAATTCGTGACCGAGGAGATCGCCAGCCAACCCGATTGCTGGCGGCGTGCCGTCGCGCTCGCCGAGTCCGCCGCGGCGGTGCTGCCCCGCCCGGGCGAGCGGGTCGCGGTGCTCGGCTGTGGCACGTCGTGGTTCATGGCCCAGGCGTACGCCAGCCTGCGGGAAGGCTCGGGCCAGGGCGAGACCGACGCGTTCACCGCCACCGAGCTGCCCGCCGACCGGCGCTACGACCGGGTGGTCACGATCACGCGTTCGGGCACCACCACCGAGGTGCTCGCCGCGCTGACCCGGCTGCACGGCCGGGTGCCCACCGTCTCCCTGACCGCGGACCCGAACACCCCGGTGATGGAGCGCTCCGACGAGACGGTCGTCCTCGACTTCGCCGACGAGAAGTCGGTCGTCCAGACGCGGTTCGCCACCTCCGTCCTCGCCCTGCTGCGCACCCACCTCGGCGCCGACCTCACCGGCGCGATCTCCGACGCCGAGACCACGGTCACCGAGCCGCTCCCCGTCGGTGCCACCGAGCGCCGGCAGTTCACCTACCTCGGCGCCGGCTGGACGATCGGCCTGGCCAACGAGGCCGCGCTGAAGATGCGC
This Actinopolymorpha cephalotaxi DNA region includes the following protein-coding sequences:
- a CDS encoding class I SAM-dependent methyltransferase, translated to MSEQHTPEAPRSWLLDRPLRGFALPTGRIGSLQGRLMGLLNGDEQDEASTLLAARPGEHVLEVGFGPGVLVQRTLAAGARVTGVDPSPQMAAQARRRNATAVSAGRADLRVGTAERTGLPGAAFDAVVSVNNVPMWSDLDAGMRELHRVLRPGGRAVVTWHGGARPRFVARRMLLADDVLDRIVTSMRAAFGAAELHRGDRLVAMLAHRASGEPD
- the pdxH gene encoding pyridoxamine 5'-phosphate oxidase; translated protein: MDAHDEGGEQSPQAPQLPSPARLAELRRRYGRGELVEGALPADPLALFHTWLADALAEKVPEPNAMVVATVGPDGIPSARTVLLKGLDERGFVFYTNYGSAKAADLDAHPNAALVFPWHAMERQVRVTGPAARVSREESAAYFASRPLESRLGAWASPQSRVVADRESLDRVYAETAERFAGTEDVPLPDFWGGYRVRPEVVEFWQGRQGRMHDRVRFRRTEEKRENQGDWIVERLAP
- a CDS encoding metallophosphoesterase family protein; translation: MRILHISDLHVEPAPEERLPGLMASLALDRDPLRRVGADLMIVSGDLTTYGSSRPDHLALAREWLDSLDVPYLAVPGNHDLGPSPDRGRRSPVQEAYEDVAYARTGYGRTFGTDPVEVRDLGQLRVVGVGVREDDPDGVLPRLAETLAADIRPVILVGHYPLVPTRDPKPHEEFGSEAFVPRTGAALLDLIRRHPHVRLYACGHVHVTSVRPLAPHCTQVTAGSLGQGASTYRVYDVDPDGLTYATALGAGPLGFWHTVVPHLSGEFSLGTGTERSGRLSW
- a CDS encoding DeoR/GlpR family DNA-binding transcription regulator, whose translation is MNRYERLNAILELVAERGRIDVETLAGELAVSTATIRRDLDHLAQQQFLTRTRGGAVAHSVAYDLPLRYKTARQATEKQRIGQAAADLVAVGMVIGINGGTTATEVARAIATRTDLRSPNEGRRAVTIVTNAVNIANELTVRPHVKIVVTGGVARPQSYELAGPLATHILEGVSLDLAILGADAVDPLYGASAHHEGEADINKLMASRARRVVVVADSSKIGGQAFARIRRPDEIDMLITDVGVGDDAVAKFEEAGVQVMRV
- a CDS encoding SIS domain-containing protein produces the protein MEFVTEEIASQPDCWRRAVALAESAAAVLPRPGERVAVLGCGTSWFMAQAYASLREGSGQGETDAFTATELPADRRYDRVVTITRSGTTTEVLAALTRLHGRVPTVSLTADPNTPVMERSDETVVLDFADEKSVVQTRFATSVLALLRTHLGADLTGAISDAETTVTEPLPVGATERRQFTYLGAGWTIGLANEAALKMREASLSWTEAYPAMEYRHGPMSITDGSSVVWFLGTPPNGLLDEVGKLGALVVCEPARDPMAELIRIQRLAVEIGAGKGLDPDRPRNLTRSVVLDTASGSGQA